GCATCAGATCGTTTTCTCCAATTCTGTTAGGTTGTGGTGGTGGCGCTTTAATGATTTATTCCTTATGCTTTTGGTGTTGAGGTTTGAGGGCAAGTGGTGCTTGGGTGTTTGAGTGCTAGAGAAGAATTGGAGCTATTGTTTTTGGCTTTCTATGGTGGTTGTGCTTTTAAGGAGCACGTTTCGACACAAAGTTTCAAGCCAGGGACCAGTTTATACTTTTCCAATATTTGTCGGCCTTAGAGCCGATTTGGTATTAGGCTTCCAGCCTAGTATGTTGAGTATATTGGGGTCTATCTATTATTTGTAAACacatttagttataatttaatttgggccCTCGGCCCTTGTAGTGTAGGTTGGTATGGATGCTTCCTCTGTACTCGGACATCTCATGTACTATCCTTTGCCTTTGAGCCTTTTAATCCAGCAAGGTTctttatatgataaaaaaaaaaaaaaaaaaaaaacacaagacagagagagagaagaagagTTTACGAAAATGGTGGAGGAAGACTGAGAATGTGTCAAATATAGGGATCCCACTGGAAAAGATACACCTACATCACCCAAGAAGTAATTCAAAATGATTCTTGCCTATTTCATCAGCAGTCAATAACTAAAGTCAGCTTCCCGGGGAATCAAGTAATTAACTTCACAGCCAGTTGGATCAAGTTCTATGAAGGATCAAACATGAAATTTAAGTGCAAAATACAGCTAATGAAGGCATGATGtatcaaataattcaatagtataatacacaattaatttttgCCTGTATGTAGGGCCAGAACCATGATGGATGATTAACAAATAAGATATCATCCAACTCCTTGGACTGGAATTACACCAGAGGAGGAAACTAGACCAATCCTCCATCACCCATAAGATTACCAGATAAAGCAATACACTACGGAgagcaaaataaaaagataggAGAATTGGGGAAGAAGATGGGAGGACGATTCCCAGCAAACCACGAGAATATCCGCAGCTTCTGAAAACCACAGGCATCAAGGAGACATAAATGAGATGGCATGCACAACAAAATGTCCACAAGTTGATTCAACCATAGTTCATTTCCAGCTTGCCTCAGCTTTTTCCTCCCCCTGGAAATTAAGGCGGTACAAAAGTAACACAATCTTATTTAAGGTTCAAAAACCAACctacaaaaggaaaaacatttCCAATATCTCCACCACCAGCACCAAATCAAATATCACAGTCCCCAGAATCCCACAGCTCccacaaaaagataaaaaaaaaaaaaaattaaaaaaaaagccCTAAGGCCACCAAAGGAGATTCTGACGAAACTCATGATCACAAAACAATTCTGTAACTACTTGTTTAGACGCAGATTACATATTCCAACGCAAATGAACCTACTTACATCTCATTACATCATAAGAGGCTGCTGccaaaactaaattaatttaagcaACAGATATATAAATGCATTTACCATGCTCACAGCTAAACAGAATCAAAGTTTACCATGCTTGGTTATTATCTTGTGctcttattttgttaactcAATTGCAAAGGGAGGGATGGAAAAACATAAGCTTTTTGATAAGTATATAGGTGCTCAAAGGATACTTAAAACTCACTATCCCAAATGAAAAGTGGTTATTAGCAGAAGATaataggaaaagaaggaagaataTGATCCAGGTTGCTATTCAACTCTCTGATATCAAGTTGTTCTGCTCTCTTGGAAAGTGAAAGAGGAGGAATACCGTgggggggagagagagagagagagagagagagagagagagagagagagggagagaagAAGAGTAGGTACCCATTGCATTGCTGGCCACTGATCCCAGACTTTGCTAGACTTCAATGCTCACCTAGACACCCAAGAAATCAACTTCATCTGAACTTTCCTCGTAGACAATGTAAGCAGAGTCTCTACTTTCTTCATTGCCACTACTCTGGTCACTGTTATAGCTGCTTTCTGATGTACTCATGAACAGGGAACTATCTGACGTGTGACTGCTCAATTGTGATGGCAGGCTGACTTCACTATTTAGCTCACTGTCAATCATTTGTTCTACATCAATAAAACTGCAAAATCCACACCACAACCAACCACGGAAAATTAGTTCCAAAGTCCAAACTTCCTTGGCCTTTATTCTCCTTGCTTTAACATtttaaagagaagaaaaacatGGAGATTGAGTTCTGCTTTTCCATCAAACCATCAACTAACCTTCCATCTGGTGGAAAATCAGCCAGCAAACACATATCAGGCCTTGCTTCCAAGACCTGCTTTACAGGTATCGTTCTGCACCATCCACCAAAATGTAAGATAAAGATGCAATTCAAAGAAACTACTGTAAGCATAACGAATACAGAATAATCAATTATTACCTTAAACTGTAACATCTATGGTACCAGTCACTTTCAGAAGCTAAGCCTTCCCTGTTAGACACATCCTAGTAAAGCACAGTAATCAAGCATTAGAAGAAAGCCAAGTATCAAGCTGGATGTCTAGAATATCAACAATATCAATCAACCCACAAGATGTCGAAGAGACTTGAAATCTCCTGTAAGAACAGCTGTCAGTAATCGAGCAACTTCCACCTGCACATGACAAAGCAGCAAATATGGATGAGTTATtagttcatatatatatatagtcgGCCCTcttatatttagtatttaataaaactataacTACATTatccaataataaataaaatttgaaaagaattcTTTGacactattaattattaaaaagaatatttagaagaaaaatgttatatatatatatatatatatatatatatataaattttcctTCATTGTGTTCGGTTGAAGTAAATTTCACAAAATTTTATAGCAtatatttgcaaattcaaagtTTATGTAAAATGAAAGctcattaagaattttaatccATTAAATCAAAGGAAATGATTaaagctaaattaaattcaggcgaaatagataaaatttctaaagGAATCCATATTAGTAAGCCactaaatttcataaaactaaaatagcaCTTTCAACTTTACCATTTcagtttattttctctctcattcttctcTTGTGCCTTTTAtctctatatatttttcttctaatgtaatttattcaaaacacaatattcatttcatttaaagTGAATTCTATAGTTATGATTTAACagataaaatatgaaaaatcaatttataaatgaaatgaattctCAATATTTTCAGCCAAATATAGCGCCAGAGTTTGTTTTTAATGCTTATAATTGGTAGTAAATTTGAAATCTTAGAAGTTATCGAATCTAAGAATTTTGTCTTATGCTTGCcaccaaaagaagaaaaaaaaaggtgaagtaaaaattataacatttattaataagaaagtGTTATCATCATGAAATCATTTCAGAGAATAACCTTTTCCTCGTCGAATTAAAAACTAAGTATTTAGCCTgtacttttataataagtgatttattgattttaggttTATGTATGCGACTTACtttgaatatattaattttatcctatttaaagatttttattccataaactaaaaattaatacttccaatatttaataatattttaatctatcaaatataattataagaaagtctaatatatatatatatatatatatatatataggggGGAGATTATCCAGTCCACCTCTTTCAAATGCATGCAATCTCGTAAAATCAAAACCTCCAAAAGATTCCCACCTGAGCTACCTCCAAGGTTCCTATTCATAAGAAGTAAACAAACTTATTATAACTagataaagaaattatatgaTCAATGGAAATTAATTAGTTCAAATAAGCACAAACCTCAAAAAATGTCCTGTAATGGAGTATGACGTTGAGAAATCGACATATTTAAGTTTGCGAAATCCCTACACAAGAAGGCAGAAAGATCAACAATTCCTCTCAAACTTGCAAGGAACAAGGTATTTCCTACTATTCagaatatataaacatataacaCCATCAAGTAATTACAGCTTCAATTCTGCAatatacacacatatatatatatcaagaatacaatatatacatatatattacatatttttatattgagcTCAGATCTCATTATGATCCAACTTGTGAACTAGAGATACGGGTTACAAATCTTATCTCATTAGACCAAATCATGTTTGTAGAATTAATATTGGACAGATGTCCTTAGAGCAGTATACAAGCATCATGCATCAACCACAAAATTATGAAGTGTTGATCATAATTCAACTGTTTTGAAATGACAAGAAAAGGATCATGAAGATAAGCAATATCATTTTAGTAATGTAATTAATGGGAGATGAAATTCAAAGCATTGTGCTTGAAGGCTACAACTACGATATTCTCTCAAGCAACAAACAAAAATACTTTTCAGTTCCACGAGCGCTCCAGCATCAAATCAGCATAGACTATTCTTTCTCGGTGTATTCATTTTGTTACACTTGACCATAGTGAAAGCAATcaaacagagagagagagtaaaCTGACTATATTTACAtggcaattttttttttttttcaaacatGTAAACTTGGGAACTTGCGGTTGCAAAAATGATAATTGCAGTCATTCAGCTCTTCAACATACCTTCACAAGAATGCGAACTTTACAATCATGCAGCTTAAAGCCTCTGAGGGCCAACGAGGTTAGATTTGGACAATTAGTTACTAAATCCACACAGGTTGGCGATTTCAAACTTTCATCTCTCCCTGATATCAAATAAACAGTGAGAAAAAACCTTAAGAAAATGGAACAGAAAATCCTCATCAAGAAGACAGTGCACCTGTTTTTGAAGATTCGAAAAACAAGCGCTCTATCAAGGGGCAATTCATGCTGACTGACACCAATGTTTGCCTCAGCTCAACATGTCTGCTCCACGCCAGCAAAACCACCCAAAACACAAACAGATTTAGCAACCAATGGGAAGcgaaaaatagtttttattttctaagaaaaagagctcaatatgaaaataacagAAAATACAACAATGAATGCCATTACATCCAATTAGcacaaattaaaaactaaagttGCAAACTGGACCTTAGAAAAGAACATCATAAGAGAAAcgaaggaaaaataaatattgagcATCAAAGTTAATCTGAATGGCAACATGTCGTGTTCAGGGAAGACAAGATTACGAAGTTAATGTTAATTTTGATTCTTAATTcgtatcttaatttttaatattaattattaatttagtgttCCCAGCAATATATAACACCAACACCTAATTACACTAAGAACTACAAAGTAACAATTCTAAATCATCTTTGTGACCTAGTAATCATTACCATGTTATGCATGTTCTAAAAcagatattaatattattgaactAAGAGAAACTTACAGGCCAACAATTTCCAGGTCAAGGAGAGATGGGCAAGCTGACAACGCCCCATAAAGTGAGGTATTATCCATtctttcaatattataaaGGTGCAACCTTTTCAAAAGAGTCCTTacatcataataaaaaaaaaatcaataaaaaatcaagCTACAACATTAAACcataaatttctttcaatCAAAGTTTTTAAAACATACCCTGCAGCACCACTATCCCCAGTCAAAGAGTATAGGCATGATCTAGTAAGAATAGACGATTCCTTCCCTTGTCTGGTTCTTTTATCATTCCATGAAATATTAGATACATCTACTGAATTCCTGATGCTATAAACTAATGTCTCACAGGACCCAGGAGACGACGTTGGTCCTGGTACTATACCAAGCTTAAGTGACCTGATGAGTAACCATTTAAATTCAGCTAAATTActtctaataaattaaattcacataagaaaatatataatcttaCTGAAGTGATTTTCCAGCGCGCTGAATCATTGTAGAAACAACAGCATTATTAACTTTAGGAACAACTGTAGTCAAGTCAATATTAGCGTAGCACAAAGGATCCATTGCACATTTGTGGAACATTGAACAAGTTGCAGCTGCATAGCATAAACTTTGAGTATCAAGCATTGAGAACACCTGCACACATAATAATTCGCTAAATCAAATTCGTAAAACACCAAaccacaaaaagaaataattaaacaataaaaagtaGAAAATGAACCTTGATAGTGAGATCGGGAGGTAGGACCCAGGTAAGGGAATTATGTTTGGAAGAGCGTTTTCTGGAGGAGCGATTACCCGCTTCTAGGAGTATAGAACCTAATTTAAGGGCGCGATCGATGAGGACAGACTGATCGGAGTCGCAAGGGGAAGATTCGAGAAGATGCTCCAGCGAAAGGTCGATGGAGAGAGAAGGCGAGTCAGCTAGGTCTAGAAATGTTTGGAGAAGGCCGTCCACTTGGTGGTTGTTCATGGCGACGGCGGTGGAGGCTGTAGCTGCGGTGAAGGGGCAGGGACGCTTGGCCATGGAGGTAGGGGTGTGGAGGAGGGTATCCATAGTAAGTTGTGGTGGATGTGTCTGGGAGAGGAACAGGGAAAGGAGAAGGAGGATTAGACATGATGGATTGGAATGGAGGCTTTGAGAGAGAGATGGTGTACGGTTTTGGGGATTTCGTGACACGTGTATGTTTACATGGCGCTTGCGTAGTTCGTGGAGCTGGGTGGCCTACGTGCTTGTGTATCACCTCCTGTGGTTCTAACATACCTCGTTTCACTTACGTGTGAGTTTGAGAATTACATTGTTATGGATCATGGATGACATGACATGCTGCGTTCATTGCAACAATAGCCCATGGCCTAATACTTTTACTATATAACCATATGTCgcaattcttttcttcttattttctaaGGTTTgcttaatcaaattatatttcaaaaaataatacattattttgaaaataaaaaattggatTCCCAtgttaagaataaataaaaagaaaatgaagagaaaACATGAAAGCATATTAGCTCATAACTAGATTAATTATggagtttaatttttattaataactttcaaaatatttatatattctctttatttcatattaattgtatctttttcaaattaaaaaaatttcaattttttttgtcaCTTTTATGTATCTAGAAGagcattaattttttctaacttatttattattatatttgaatagatgtaataaattttgtaataactataaaaggataatttagtctaatttaagtagttttttcttataattaagtaTAGCAGATGTTTTCTTAATCCGAATGAACTACTAAAAAATGACAGTTATTATAGAATAGATAGaaaataagatattattataaaatctgCTGGATTTATTTcatgataattttatagataaaataagataattcataaatatataaataaatataggtGATGTGCTTtatagttttagttttaaatataattctaatttataagtttttatttttgacacatgaaaattaaatttatatataattttattgattttttgtattaatttattaattaataaattatatttttaattaaatactcatatattagttttctaatcagataataactttaatcttaaaaaaataatattttagatattatatttattaataaattaaattattaattatataattatttataattctaaaatataataatattaattatactgataatattcatttatataatattatattaattaataaatatttttaaaataatttttatattaatatgcttataaaattttaaaatattaaaaaattgagaaaaaattaaattatctaatttgctgttatttttaaaatataataaataaatagtaaatattaatttttaataaattttatttatatacttgattttataattatataataataatagacgTGAAACGCACAAATAAACTACTAGCTTATTTTAAGGCTCGGATAAgatttaaattctactaatcACTCTTAAAATAGCCCTATGTGACGCCCACGTATGGACGATAAAcctataaatatgtataatttatgTGATTTATCTATGAAATGATTAATTGAGATGTCCATAATATTTCAAGTGGCATCTgctatttaaataaaagaaaaagaaaacgatATCATGCTTGGAAATGTTTTAAAAGTTACAAATATAACATTGATGTTACAGATCTTGCAAATTGGATAATGGTTCAACAAGGAATCATTCAAGCATCATATAAAAGTGTTCACATCTCAACCATTTCTATGAACAATAAAAGCATATTCAAGATTCAACAATCAATTACTCCATCTCTAAATCACATCATATGTCGTAAACTTGCTTGCCAGTAAACTTAACCTCAATAGGACTAACATTCTTTCCGATGGAT
The Ricinus communis isolate WT05 ecotype wild-type chromosome 1, ASM1957865v1, whole genome shotgun sequence DNA segment above includes these coding regions:
- the LOC8272028 gene encoding F-box protein SKIP17 isoform X1, which produces MDTLLHTPTSMAKRPCPFTAATASTAVAMNNHQVDGLLQTFLDLADSPSLSIDLSLEHLLESSPCDSDQSVLIDRALKLGSILLEAGNRSSRKRSSKHNSLTWVLPPDLTIKVFSMLDTQSLCYAAATCSMFHKCAMDPLCYANIDLTTVVPKVNNAVVSTMIQRAGKSLQSLKLGIVPGPTSSPGSCETLVYSIRNSVDVSNISWNDKRTRQGKESSILTRSCLYSLTGDSGAAGTLLKRLHLYNIERMDNTSLYGALSACPSLLDLEIVGLHVELRQTLVSVSMNCPLIERLFFESSKTGRDESLKSPTCVDLVTNCPNLTSLALRGFKLHDCKVRILVKGFRKLKYVDFSTSYSITGHFLRNLGGSSGGNLLEVLILRDCMHLKEVEVARLLTAVLTGDFKSLRHLDVSNREGLASESDWYHRCYSLRTIPVKQVLEARPDMCLLADFPPDGSFIDVEQMIDSELNSEVSLPSQLSSHTSDSSLFMSTSESSYNSDQSSGNEESRDSAYIVYEESSDEVDFLGV
- the LOC8272028 gene encoding F-box protein At4g02760 isoform X2; translated protein: MDTLLHTPTSMAKRPCPFTAATASTAVAMNNHQVDGLLQTFLDLADSPSLSIDLSLEHLLESSPCDSDQSVLIDRALKLGSILLEAGNRSSRKRSSKHNSLTWVLPPDLTIKVFSMLDTQSLCYAAATCSMFHKCAMDPLCYANIDLTTVVPKVNNAVVSTMIQRAGKSLQHVELRQTLVSVSMNCPLIERLFFESSKTGRDESLKSPTCVDLVTNCPNLTSLALRGFKLHDCKVRILVKGFRKLKYVDFSTSYSITGHFLRNLGGSSGGNLLEVLILRDCMHLKEVEVARLLTAVLTGDFKSLRHLDVSNREGLASESDWYHRCYSLRTIPVKQVLEARPDMCLLADFPPDGSFIDVEQMIDSELNSEVSLPSQLSSHTSDSSLFMSTSESSYNSDQSSGNEESRDSAYIVYEESSDEVDFLGV